Proteins from a single region of Prinia subflava isolate CZ2003 ecotype Zambia chromosome 10, Cam_Psub_1.2, whole genome shotgun sequence:
- the RPL5 gene encoding large ribosomal subunit protein uL18: MCGGSGGWAGGAGSAPGGSRPVPAALLARRAVGPPGRQGAARRWRGPAPPGRAGAAAARRARPFPVCCGAQSLCGAGAGLRDRTVPGTMGFVKVVKNKAYFKRYQVKFRRRREGKTDYYARKRLVIQDKNKYNTPKYRMIVRVTNRDIICQIAYARIEGDMIVCAAYAHELPKYGVKVGLTNYAAAYCTGLLLARRLLNKFGLDKIYEGQVEVTGDEYNVESVDGKPGAFTCYLDAGLARTTTGNKVFGALKGAVDGGLSIPHSTKRFPGYDSESKEFNAEVHRKHIMGQNVADYMRYLMEEDEDAYKKQFSQYIKNNVTPDGMEEMYKKAHAAIRDNPVHEKKPKREVKKKRWNCPKMSLAQKKDRVAQKKASFLRAQERRTES, encoded by the exons ATGTGTGGCGGCTCCGGGGGCTGGGCGGGCGGCGCAGGGAGCGCTCCCGGCGGGAGCCGCCCGGTCCCGGCGGCGCTGCTGGCACGGCGCGCGGTGGGTCCTCCGGGCCGGCAGGGGGCAGCACGGCGctggcgcggccccgccccgccgggcagggcaggagctgcggCTGCGCGGCGCGCGCGGCCTTTTCCCGTTTGCTGCGGAGCGCAGTCGTTGTGCGGAGCGGGCGCCGGCCTGAGGGACCGGACAGTGCCTGGCACGATG GGGTTTGTGAAAGTTGTCAAGAATAAGGCATACTTCAAGAGATACCAAGTGAAATTCAGGAGAAGGAGAG agggaaaaactGATTACTATGCTCGCAAACGTTTGGTAATTCAGGATAAAAACAAGTACAACACTCCTAAATACAGGATGATTGTGCGCGTTACCAACAGAGACATCATCTGCCAG ATCGCCTATGCCAGAATCGAGGGGGACATGATCGTCTGCGCTGCCTACGCCCACGAGCTGCCCAAGTACGGCGTCAAGGTTGGCCTGACCAACTACGCCGCTGCCTACTGCACCGGCCTGCTCCTGGCACGCAGG CTTTTGAATAAATTTGGCCTTGATAAGATCTATGAAGGCCAAGTTGAAGTCACTGGTGATGAATACAATGTGGAGAGTGTGGATGGGAAGCCTGGTGCTTTTACATGCTACCTGGATGCGGGTCTTGCCAGAACTACCACTGGAAACAAAGTCTTTGGTGCTCTGAAGGGGGCAGTGGATGGGGGGCTGTCTATCCCTCACAG CACCAAACGTTTCCCTGGCTACGACTCGGAAAGCAAAGAGTTCAACGCGGAGGTGCACCGCAAGCACATCATGGGCCAGAACGTGGCCGACTACATGCGGTACCTGATGGAGGAGGACGAGGACGCCTACAAGAAACAGTTCTCCCAGTACATAAAGAACAACGTGACACCTGATGGG ATGgaagaaatgtataaaaaagCCCATGCTGCTATACGGGATAATCCAGTCCATGAAAAGAAACCCAAGAGAGAAGTCAAGAAAAAGAG ATGGAACTGTCCCAAGATGTCTCTGGCCCAGAAGAAAGACCGTGTTGCTCAGAAGAAGGCCAGCTTCCTCAGGGCCCAGGAGCGCAGGACCGAGAGCTAA